A window of Neisseria canis contains these coding sequences:
- a CDS encoding DUF2846 domain-containing protein — protein MKKYLFACILFPLALTACQSDSPRFIHLEQPDYNKGKLYIYRPHNSKNSKIVYDVYAGDIKIGNIRNGQHIHQDLPFGVHKVYLKNTQTSVNVPLRVDEIKCLRIGVNAQRQPVLQKMHYEQCKVDILSTKP, from the coding sequence ATGAAAAAATATCTGTTTGCTTGCATATTGTTTCCCCTTGCGCTTACTGCCTGCCAATCTGACTCGCCGAGGTTTATCCACTTAGAGCAGCCCGACTATAACAAAGGCAAGCTTTATATCTACCGCCCCCACAACTCGAAAAATTCCAAAATCGTTTACGACGTATATGCCGGCGATATAAAAATAGGTAATATCCGCAACGGCCAACACATACATCAAGACCTTCCTTTCGGCGTTCACAAAGTATATTTGAAAAACACGCAAACATCGGTTAACGTGCCTTTGCGTGTTGACGAGATTAAATGCTTGCGTATCGGCGTCAATGCGCAACGACAGCCTGTTTTACAAAAGATGCATTATGAGCAATGCAAGGTGGACATTCTTTCCACAAAACCATAA
- the pip gene encoding prolyl aminopeptidase: MYFVPLPNRSGMLQVSNLHQIYWEESGNPKGIPVIFLHGGPGAGASPSCRGFFDPTAYRIIIIDQRGCGRSLPFAETRENTTWDLVEDIERIREILGINKWLVFGGSWGSTLSLAYAETYPDRVLGLILRGIFLCRQSEIDWINEAGGVSRIYPQQWQEYIAPVPKEKRGKLVHAYHEMLFSNDRAIALGAAKAWADWESWLIQFEPRAVDEDAEQSLAIARIENHYFMHLGWLEGERAILRNIRKIRHIPTIIVQGRYDMCTPMQSAWELKQAFPEADLRIVQAGHAAFDKPLSAALIKACDEFAARLQRKEGLDYADEAGF, encoded by the coding sequence ATGTATTTCGTCCCCCTGCCCAACCGAAGCGGCATGCTTCAAGTATCAAACCTCCACCAAATCTATTGGGAAGAATCAGGCAACCCCAAAGGCATTCCCGTGATCTTCCTGCACGGCGGGCCGGGTGCCGGCGCATCGCCTTCGTGCCGGGGATTTTTCGACCCCACAGCCTACCGCATCATTATTATTGACCAGCGCGGCTGCGGCCGCTCCCTGCCTTTTGCAGAAACCCGAGAAAACACCACTTGGGATTTGGTAGAGGATATTGAAAGAATCCGCGAAATACTCGGCATCAACAAATGGCTGGTATTCGGCGGCTCTTGGGGCAGCACGCTCTCCCTGGCCTATGCCGAAACCTATCCCGACCGCGTGCTCGGCCTGATTTTGCGCGGTATTTTCCTGTGCCGCCAAAGCGAAATCGACTGGATCAACGAAGCCGGCGGCGTAAGCCGGATTTATCCTCAGCAATGGCAGGAATACATTGCCCCTGTGCCGAAAGAAAAACGCGGCAAGCTCGTTCATGCTTACCACGAAATGCTGTTTTCCAACGACCGTGCCATCGCCCTCGGCGCAGCCAAAGCCTGGGCAGACTGGGAAAGCTGGCTGATCCAGTTCGAGCCGCGAGCCGTAGATGAAGACGCAGAGCAATCCCTCGCCATAGCCCGCATCGAAAACCATTATTTTATGCATTTGGGCTGGCTGGAAGGGGAACGCGCCATTCTGCGCAATATCCGCAAAATCCGCCACATTCCCACCATCATCGTGCAAGGCCGTTATGACATGTGCACACCCATGCAAAGTGCCTGGGAATTAAAACAAGCCTTCCCCGAAGCAGATTTGCGCATCGTCCAAGCAGGCCATGCCGCTTTCGACAAACCCTTGTCCGCCGCCCTAATCAAAGCCTGTGATGAATTCGCCGCCCGCCTGCAACGTAAAGAAGGTTTGGATTATGCAGACGAGGCCGGATTCTGA
- the trpS gene encoding tryptophan--tRNA ligase, translating to MTKKRVLTGVTTTGIPHLGNYVGAIRPAIRASQSENTESFLFLADYHGIIKCHDPETIHQSTQAVAATWLACGLDPERTTFYRQSDIPEILELNWILTCITAKGLMNRAHAYKAAVQDNLDKGQEDQDHQIEMGLYSYPILMSADILMFNAHDVPVGRDQIQHVEMARDIAGRFNHRFKELFVLPEAKIEENVETLVGLDGRKMSKSYGNTIPLFETEKKLQKSVNKIITNLKEPGEPKEPDESPLFEIYKAFATEQETQAFTRMLAEGLAWGEAKKILGAKLNEELAPKRERYHELTANPAQIEDILQAGAARARKEARVLLEKVRDAVGIRALK from the coding sequence ATGACCAAAAAACGCGTGCTTACCGGCGTTACCACCACCGGCATTCCACATCTGGGCAACTATGTCGGCGCCATCCGCCCCGCCATCCGCGCCAGCCAAAGCGAAAACACAGAATCCTTTCTTTTCCTGGCCGATTATCACGGCATCATCAAATGCCACGACCCGGAAACCATCCACCAATCCACCCAAGCCGTAGCCGCCACCTGGCTGGCCTGCGGCCTCGATCCCGAACGCACCACGTTCTACCGCCAAAGCGATATTCCCGAAATCCTCGAATTAAACTGGATTCTCACCTGCATCACCGCCAAAGGCCTGATGAACCGCGCCCATGCCTACAAAGCAGCCGTGCAGGACAATCTCGACAAAGGCCAGGAAGACCAAGACCATCAAATCGAAATGGGCTTATACAGCTATCCCATCCTGATGAGCGCCGACATCCTCATGTTCAACGCCCACGACGTACCCGTAGGCCGCGACCAAATCCAACACGTTGAAATGGCGCGCGACATCGCAGGCCGCTTCAACCACCGTTTCAAAGAGCTGTTTGTATTGCCGGAAGCCAAAATCGAAGAAAACGTAGAAACCCTCGTCGGCTTGGACGGGCGCAAAATGAGCAAAAGCTACGGCAACACCATTCCCCTGTTCGAAACCGAGAAAAAGCTGCAAAAATCAGTCAACAAAATCATCACCAACCTGAAAGAGCCGGGCGAACCCAAAGAGCCGGATGAAAGCCCGCTGTTTGAAATCTACAAAGCCTTCGCCACCGAACAGGAAACCCAAGCATTCACCCGCATGCTGGCCGAAGGTTTGGCGTGGGGCGAAGCCAAAAAAATCCTCGGCGCCAAGCTCAATGAAGAATTGGCGCCCAAACGCGAACGCTACCACGAGCTCACCGCCAACCCCGCGCAAATCGAAGACATCCTGCAAGCCGGCGCCGCCCGCGCACGCAAAGAAGCACGCGTTTTACTGGAAAAAGTGCGCGATGCAGTAGGCATCCGCGCGCTGAAATAA
- the mpl gene encoding UDP-N-acetylmuramate:L-alanyl-gamma-D-glutamyl-meso-diaminopimelate ligase: MKHIHIIGIGGTFMGGLAAVAKEAGFKVTGCDAKMYPPMSTQLEALGIGVHEGFDAAQLDTFQADVYVIGNVAKRGMDVVEAILNSGLPYISGPQWLSENVLQGRWVLGVAGTHGKTTTASMLAWVLEYAGLAPGFLIGGVPQNFSVSARLPQAPRQDADSVSPFFVIEADEYDTAFFDKRSKFVHYRPRTAILNNLEFDHADIFADLAAIQTQFHHLVRTVPAQGLIVCNGTEQNLRDTLDKGCWTPVEFFGVKEGWQVGAVDANGAFDVLFNGEKAGHVAWDIIGEHNRMNALAVIAAARHAGVDVKTACEALSRFKNVKRRMETKGEVNGITVYDDFAHHPTAIATTVAGLRQKVGSARILAVLEPRSNTMKLGTMKAALPASLSEADQVFCYSGGVDWDVAEALSSLGSKLHAGSDFDAFVAEIAKQAQSGDHILIMSNGGFGGIHDKLLAQLK, from the coding sequence ATGAAACACATCCACATTATCGGCATAGGCGGCACCTTTATGGGCGGCTTGGCGGCAGTTGCCAAAGAAGCAGGCTTCAAAGTTACCGGCTGCGATGCCAAAATGTACCCGCCTATGAGCACCCAGCTCGAAGCTTTAGGCATAGGCGTGCACGAAGGATTCGATGCCGCGCAGTTGGACACCTTTCAAGCCGACGTATATGTAATCGGCAATGTGGCCAAGCGCGGCATGGACGTGGTCGAAGCCATTTTAAACAGCGGCCTGCCTTATATTTCCGGCCCGCAATGGCTGTCTGAAAACGTATTGCAAGGGCGTTGGGTGCTCGGCGTAGCGGGCACCCACGGCAAAACCACCACCGCTTCCATGCTGGCTTGGGTGTTGGAATACGCCGGTTTGGCGCCCGGCTTCCTGATCGGCGGCGTGCCGCAGAATTTCAGCGTGTCCGCCCGCCTGCCGCAAGCGCCGCGCCAAGATGCCGATTCCGTTTCACCGTTTTTTGTGATTGAAGCCGACGAATACGACACCGCATTTTTCGACAAACGCTCCAAATTCGTCCACTACCGCCCGCGCACCGCCATTCTGAATAATCTGGAATTCGACCATGCCGACATTTTCGCCGATTTGGCCGCCATTCAAACCCAGTTCCACCACTTGGTACGCACCGTTCCCGCGCAGGGTCTGATTGTCTGCAACGGCACAGAGCAAAATCTGCGCGACACGCTCGATAAAGGCTGCTGGACGCCTGTTGAATTTTTCGGCGTCAAAGAAGGCTGGCAGGTCGGCGCAGTGGACGCAAACGGCGCGTTTGACGTGTTGTTCAACGGGGAAAAAGCCGGCCATGTGGCTTGGGACATTATCGGCGAGCACAACCGCATGAACGCGCTGGCCGTGATTGCAGCCGCCCGCCATGCCGGCGTGGACGTGAAAACCGCCTGCGAAGCCTTGAGCCGATTCAAAAACGTGAAGCGCCGCATGGAAACCAAAGGCGAAGTTAACGGCATTACCGTTTATGACGATTTCGCCCACCATCCCACCGCCATTGCCACCACCGTTGCGGGTTTGCGCCAAAAAGTCGGCAGCGCGCGCATTCTGGCCGTATTGGAGCCGCGTTCCAACACCATGAAATTGGGCACTATGAAAGCCGCCCTGCCGGCAAGCCTGAGTGAAGCCGACCAAGTATTCTGCTATTCCGGCGGCGTGGATTGGGATGTGGCCGAAGCCCTGTCGTCACTCGGCAGCAAACTGCATGCCGGCAGCGATTTCGATGCCTTTGTTGCCGAAATCGCCAAACAGGCGCAAAGCGGCGACCATATCCTGATTATGAGCAACGGCGGCTTCGGCGGCATTCACGACAAGCTGCTCGCTCAATTGAAGTGA
- a CDS encoding DUF4124 domain-containing protein, which yields MRLYIWDLLKINACLKKLSDRHLPNMPPFYTTCAGRETGREPLGGGFGYNQKIIYMEKRMKKALILSLLYWVALPFAHAEVFTCTDRYGNKVYTQNAGSANCKKADIGRPSIYSAEPAKPVHYTPPAPAPEPAPDPAYQAAEKKVKDAQRALEEGKKVRYGNERNYARYLERIAGLEAEVKKAQDKLNGLSVGSAVSEGNAAPR from the coding sequence ATGCGGCTTTACATTTGGGATTTGTTGAAGATAAATGCCTGTCTGAAAAAGCTTTCAGACAGGCATTTACCGAATATGCCGCCTTTTTACACAACTTGTGCAGGGCGTGAAACGGGCCGCGAACCGTTGGGAGGCGGATTCGGCTATAATCAAAAAATAATTTACATGGAAAAACGTATGAAAAAAGCTCTGATTTTGTCTTTGCTGTATTGGGTTGCGCTGCCTTTTGCGCACGCAGAAGTGTTTACCTGCACCGACCGCTACGGCAATAAAGTGTATACGCAGAATGCAGGTTCGGCGAATTGCAAAAAAGCCGATATAGGCCGCCCGAGCATTTATTCGGCAGAACCGGCCAAGCCGGTACACTATACGCCGCCGGCTCCTGCACCCGAGCCTGCTCCCGATCCGGCTTATCAGGCTGCGGAGAAAAAAGTGAAAGATGCGCAGCGCGCTTTGGAAGAAGGGAAAAAAGTGCGCTACGGTAACGAACGCAATTATGCGCGCTACCTCGAACGCATTGCGGGTTTGGAAGCCGAAGTGAAAAAGGCGCAGGATAAGTTGAACGGGCTTTCGGTTGGCAGTGCGGTTTCGGAGGGAAATGCAGCTCCGAGGTAG
- a CDS encoding ABC-F family ATPase produces the protein MISTNGITMQFGAKPLFENVSVKFGEGNRYGLIGANGSGKSTFMKILGGDLEPTSGEVAIENGVRLGKLRQDQFAYEDMRVLDVVMMGHTEMWAAMTERDAIYANLEATEDDYMKAAELEAKFAEYDGYTAEARAAELLSGVGIEESLHNAQMSEVAPGFKLRVLLAQALFSKPDVLLLDEPTNNLDINTIRWLEGVLNQYDSTMIIISHDRHFLNEVCTHMADVDYNSITIYPGNYDDYMLASAQSRERALKDNAKAKEKLQELQEFVARFSANKSKARQATSRLKQADKIKAEMVEVKPSTRQNPYIRFETDEKAKLHRQAVEVEGLAKSFENTLFKNLNFMLEAGERLAVIGPNGAGKSTLLKLLAGAFNPEYSEGIQPDAGTIKWAEKANVGYYPQDHENDFDVDMNLTEWMRQWGQEGDDEQVIRGTLGRLLFGSNDVVKQVQVLSGGEKGRMLYGKLILLKPNVLIMDEPTNHMDMESIESLNMALEKYKGTLIFVSHDRQFVSSLATQVIELDGKGGYEHYLGDYESYLEKKGLV, from the coding sequence ATGATTTCTACCAACGGCATAACCATGCAGTTCGGCGCCAAGCCGCTGTTTGAAAACGTATCCGTCAAATTCGGCGAAGGCAACCGCTACGGCTTGATTGGTGCCAACGGTTCGGGCAAATCCACCTTCATGAAAATTCTCGGCGGCGATTTGGAGCCGACCAGCGGCGAAGTGGCCATTGAAAACGGCGTGCGTTTGGGCAAGCTGCGTCAAGACCAGTTCGCTTACGAAGATATGCGCGTGCTGGATGTGGTGATGATGGGGCACACCGAAATGTGGGCGGCGATGACCGAGCGTGATGCCATTTACGCCAATTTGGAAGCCACAGAAGACGATTACATGAAAGCGGCTGAGCTGGAAGCCAAGTTTGCCGAATACGACGGTTACACCGCCGAAGCGCGCGCGGCCGAGCTTTTGAGCGGCGTAGGCATAGAAGAATCCCTGCACAACGCGCAAATGAGCGAAGTCGCCCCCGGCTTCAAACTGCGCGTATTGTTAGCGCAAGCCTTGTTTTCCAAACCCGACGTATTGCTGCTCGACGAGCCGACCAACAACTTGGACATCAACACCATCCGCTGGCTCGAAGGTGTGTTGAACCAATACGATTCGACCATGATCATCATTTCGCACGACCGCCACTTTTTGAACGAAGTGTGCACCCATATGGCCGACGTGGATTACAACAGCATCACCATCTACCCCGGCAACTACGATGACTACATGCTGGCTTCCGCGCAATCCCGCGAACGCGCCCTGAAAGACAACGCCAAAGCCAAAGAAAAGCTGCAAGAGCTGCAAGAATTCGTGGCACGCTTCTCGGCCAACAAATCCAAAGCCCGCCAAGCCACCAGCCGCTTGAAACAGGCCGACAAAATTAAAGCCGAAATGGTGGAAGTGAAACCCTCCACCCGCCAAAACCCCTATATCCGATTTGAAACCGACGAAAAAGCCAAGCTGCACCGCCAGGCAGTGGAAGTGGAAGGTTTGGCAAAATCTTTTGAAAACACCTTGTTCAAGAACCTCAATTTCATGCTGGAAGCAGGCGAGCGCTTGGCTGTTATCGGCCCGAACGGCGCAGGTAAATCCACCTTGCTGAAACTGTTGGCCGGCGCATTCAATCCCGAATACAGCGAAGGTATCCAGCCCGATGCCGGCACCATCAAATGGGCGGAAAAAGCCAATGTCGGCTACTATCCGCAAGACCATGAAAACGATTTCGATGTGGATATGAACCTCACCGAATGGATGCGTCAGTGGGGTCAGGAAGGCGACGACGAACAGGTTATCCGCGGCACGCTCGGCCGTTTGCTGTTCGGCAGCAACGACGTGGTCAAACAGGTACAGGTGCTTTCGGGCGGAGAGAAAGGCCGTATGCTTTACGGCAAGCTGATTCTGCTTAAACCGAACGTGCTGATTATGGACGAACCGACCAACCACATGGATATGGAAAGCATCGAATCCTTAAACATGGCTTTGGAAAAATATAAAGGCACCTTGATTTTCGTATCGCACGACCGCCAGTTTGTATCTTCATTGGCCACCCAAGTCATCGAGCTGGACGGCAAAGGCGGCTACGAACACTATCTAGGCGATTACGAAAGCTATCTGGAGAAAAAAGGCTTGGTGTAA
- a CDS encoding LPS-assembly lipoprotein LptE, whose product MRKILLAAAILAVSACGFHLKGTQPYDKLPYTAWRVDGGALQQVLENALRRADGKPVDASQAQAVIAVSHIEAHKDVLTITRAATINEYLLILRVHAQASSNGENLGEPIIVEVRRSMDYADGKVLGKQEEEATVWQEMRRDAAEQIVRRLAFLKAAR is encoded by the coding sequence ATGCGAAAAATCCTGCTTGCCGCAGCCATACTTGCCGTATCGGCATGCGGTTTTCATCTGAAAGGCACACAGCCTTACGACAAACTGCCTTACACCGCATGGCGTGTCGACGGCGGCGCTTTGCAGCAAGTGTTGGAAAACGCATTACGCCGTGCAGACGGCAAGCCCGTTGACGCTTCTCAGGCTCAGGCAGTCATCGCCGTAAGCCATATCGAAGCCCACAAAGATGTACTCACCATCACGCGTGCCGCCACCATCAACGAATATCTGCTGATTTTGCGCGTTCACGCACAAGCCAGCAGCAATGGCGAAAACCTGGGTGAGCCTATAATCGTAGAAGTACGCCGCAGCATGGATTATGCCGATGGAAAAGTACTCGGTAAGCAGGAAGAAGAAGCAACCGTTTGGCAAGAAATGCGCCGCGATGCCGCCGAGCAGATTGTGCGCCGCTTGGCATTTTTGAAAGCCGCCCGATAA
- the holA gene encoding DNA polymerase III subunit delta: MSLLPIEDLGNHLAGNLSPLYVIHGEEDLLRVEALDTLRAAAKQKGYLNREVYTADTHFDWNEMLASANSMGLFADLKLMEIHIPNGKPGKNGGDSLQSLSENLPEDTVVVIMMPKLERAQTQAKWFGSLSKHGTVLEAKAVGAQALPQWINRRLQQHGLEIEADALALFAERVEGNLLAAKQEIDKLALLYPAGHLVNLEDAQNAVANVARFDVFQLSSAWMGGDTARVVRLMDGLEEEGEEPVLLLWALAEDIRTLIRLTAALKQGQTVANVRNSLRLWGDKQVLAPKAVKRIPAGRLIAALQECARIDRIIKGAEDGKAWPAFKQLVTGLAA, translated from the coding sequence ATGAGCCTGTTGCCGATAGAAGATTTAGGCAACCATTTGGCGGGCAACCTCAGCCCGCTTTATGTGATTCACGGCGAAGAAGACTTGCTGCGCGTGGAAGCTCTGGATACCTTGCGTGCGGCAGCCAAACAAAAAGGCTATTTAAACCGCGAAGTCTATACCGCCGACACCCATTTCGATTGGAACGAAATGCTCGCCTCGGCCAACAGCATGGGGCTGTTTGCCGATTTAAAGCTGATGGAAATCCATATTCCCAACGGCAAGCCGGGCAAAAACGGCGGCGATTCGTTACAAAGCCTGTCTGAAAACCTGCCCGAAGATACCGTGGTTGTCATTATGATGCCCAAGCTGGAACGTGCGCAGACCCAAGCCAAATGGTTCGGCTCCCTCTCCAAACATGGTACGGTTTTGGAAGCCAAAGCCGTAGGCGCTCAGGCGTTGCCGCAATGGATTAACCGCCGCCTGCAACAACACGGCTTGGAAATCGAAGCTGATGCGCTCGCTTTGTTTGCCGAGCGGGTGGAAGGCAATCTTTTAGCCGCCAAACAGGAAATCGACAAGCTCGCCCTGCTCTACCCGGCAGGCCATTTGGTTAACTTGGAAGACGCACAAAACGCTGTTGCCAACGTGGCGCGCTTCGATGTGTTCCAACTGTCCTCGGCTTGGATGGGCGGCGATACCGCCCGCGTTGTCCGCTTGATGGACGGCTTGGAAGAAGAAGGCGAAGAGCCGGTATTGCTGCTTTGGGCTTTGGCCGAAGACATCCGCACCCTAATCCGCCTGACCGCAGCCTTGAAGCAAGGGCAAACCGTTGCCAATGTACGCAACAGCCTGCGCCTTTGGGGCGACAAACAAGTATTGGCGCCCAAAGCCGTAAAACGCATACCTGCCGGTCGCCTGATTGCAGCTTTACAGGAATGCGCGCGAATCGACCGCATCATCAAAGGTGCGGAAGACGGTAAAGCGTGGCCGGCGTTCAAGCAATTGGTTACCGGTTTGGCCGCATAA